In the Rhodothermus sp. genome, AGCGCTGCAGCCGTAGCGTGGGCCATGGCCTGGGCTTCGGCAGCGTTGCCGGCTTCGATTGCTTCGCGGATGCCTGGCAGCGTCTTGACACCATAACCGGTGTAGAATCCCGGTGCATAGAGGGTATGCCGGAACCAGGGACGGCCAGGTAGCCCCTCGGGATGCAGAAAGCCCTGCTCAGCTCGGCGGAGGTGCTCGTTGATCGTAGCCAGCGTCGAACGATGGGCCTCCAGCTTGCGTGCAGGAAGCTGAAGGATCCGGTCCCGCTCTGCCCGAAAGGCAATGGCCGTGGCCTCCAGCACCTGGGCCGCCCGGCGCACAGTCTGCAGGTCGATCGGTTCCTGCAAATATTGGGATTGGATTGCTTCCAATTCGTCGAGATATCGCTGAATGGTTTCGGCCGTAATGGCGTAGTCAAAGGGAAGAATGTCGGCATTGGCCAGCCGTAAGAGAAAACGGGCCACCAGATCCGCCAGCCGCTCACCGTAGCGAAAGCCCGGATCGCCGTAGGTGGTGAAGAACCAGTGGGTGTCGTAGCGGGAGTGATAGATCCCGTTACCGGAATCGAATCCCAGATTAACGGAGGGAATGCCCAGGTGGTCCAGGAAGGCTGTGTAGTCGCTACCGGAACCCAGCGCGGCGATGCGAATGCGCTCGCCCTCGGAGGTGTGCACCAGGCGCTGAGCGGTGGTGCGGGCTTTCCAGAAATGCCAGATTGTCCCGGAGCCTTCCGGTGCAGGTACGGCCTGCGTGACTTCGTTGATGAAAGGCTCCAGTGCATGAGAGCCTCCAGCCTGAAACGGACCGGCGGTATAGCTTTCGCGATTCAGATAGACGATCAACTGTTGCTGGAGTTGCTCGGCAAACTCTTCCACATATTCTGTAGAGCCAATCAAACCATACTCCTCGGCATCCCAGGAGGCGATTGCAATGGTGCGCCGCGGCCGATGACCTTCACGAGCCAGATGGGCTAACACCCGAGCCGATTCGAGTAGCGATGCCGCTCCGCTGATCGGATCCCGTCCCCCAAATGTCCAGGCATCCCGGTGGCCACCGGCCATGATGATCTTGTCCGGTTCCTCCCGGCCCCACAGGTAACCGATTACGTTGACAATGGGGCGCACCGCCCACTCCTGGCGCACCGTCATCCGCACGCGGGCCAGACCCGGACCGATATGGTAGGTGACCGGCAGGCCACCACGCCACGCTTCGGGTGCTACCGGTCCTTTCAGACTCCGCAGAATGGGTAGCGCATCTCCGTAAGCAATGGGGAGCACCGGAATTTTCGGGAGATTGGGTACCTCCGAGAGGGGCAAACGGTCAGCTCCGGGCTTGGACGGGTAGCCCGGCGTCTGCGGATCGCCCGGATAGAGCGGCATGTCCAGGACCGAACCACGCTGCACGCCCCATTCCGGGCGCCATTTGCCCTCGGGCATCACGTCGCCCCGGACGTATCCGTCGTCGGCCGGATCGGAATAAAGAAGGACGGCCAGCGCGCCGCGTTCGGCCGCCACCTTGGGTTTAATGCCGCGCCAGCTTCGCCCATAGCGGGCCAGCACAATTTTGCCTTCGACGCTGATGCCCAGCGAGTCGAGTACCCGGTAATCTTCTGGAATGCCATAGTTTACATACACCACTTCGGCCTCGACGGTCCCGTCGGCTGAATAGGCATTGAAGGGCGGCAGCACCCCGTCCTTCCGGGTGTCCGGATCGGGCGCTAAGGGCGGCTCGCTCAGCCGCAGCCGGTAGCGCTCTGGAGCGATGAGTTCAACCCTTCGCTCGACAGGGCGGGGAAGCAGCACTTCGTAGCGGTAGAATGCGACGCTATCAAAGCCGAATTCGCGCAGCCGTGCTGCCAGGTATTCGGCCGTACGCTCATTGGCTTCGGTCCCTGCATGGTGGGGTTCGGCCGTCATCGCTCGATGATAGGTACGCATGCGTTCCGTCGAAATCAGGGCGGGAATGCGCGCTTCAAGCTCCCATTGGAGGCGGGCATGCTCCCGGGTAAATCCAAGGAGCTGCGAATCAGGCGAAACCGTCTGAACCGGCGCCGTTTCCGGAATCAGCGGAGCCGACCAGCTTGCGCCCAGTGTCAAGACGAACAGGAAAACTCCAACACTCCAATACATGGCGGCGGTCTCCTGGTGAGTTTCAGTATTTGATTATGTGGACAAAATTTTAAAAATTTTCGAGGTCAATTACCAGGCACAGGATGAGGTTTAGCCCAGCACAGCAGCGATGAAGCCCCAGCCGTTTCTGAACCAGACGAAGCAATCCCGTCGCGCTTTTCTGCGCACAACACTGGCTGCTACCGGAGCTCTGGGGATCTGGGAGCCGGTGGCGTGGGCATGTACGGCAGCAAACATCCGGAAAGCCACGCTACGCGTAAATGCCGAACGCCTGTGGGCTCATCTGGAGCAACTGGCTGCGTTCGGACGCGGTCCGGGCGGCACCAGCCGGGTGGCCTACAGCGAAGCGGATCGTCAGGGCCGGGCCCAGGTGATTGCATGGATGCGTGCCGCAGGTCTGGAGGTCGAAATCGACGCGGCCGCCAATATTCTCGGACGTCGGCCCGGGCGTGAACCAGAGCGGCCGCCGCTGGTCATGGGCTCGCATATCGACACGGTGCCCAACGGAGGCAATTACGACGGTACGGTCGGATCGTTGGGGGCAATAGAAGTGGCACAGACGCTGCATGAGCAGGGCATCGAGCTTCGTCATCCCCTGGAGGTGGTCATTTTTCAGAATGAAGAAGGGGGGCTGATCGGGAGCCGCGCCTGGATCGGGGAGCTGCCACCCGAAGAGCTGAACCACATCAGTCACAGCGGCAAAACGATCCGTGAAGGCATTCGCTATCTGGGCGGCGATCCGGATCGGCTGGACGAAGTGGTGCGCCGGCCGGGCGACATTGCTGCGTACCTGGAGCTGCACATCGAGCAGGGGCCGGTACTCTACGAAGAGCAAATCAATATTGGGATTGTAGAGGGCATTGTGGGTATTCGCTGGTGGCGGGTCACGTGGGAAGGAATGGCGAATCATGCGGGCACGACTCCCATGGACCGACGTCGGGATGCGCTGCTGGCGGCCGCCCGGTTTATTCAGGCAGTCAATCGCATCGTTACCTCAGAGCCAGGGCGTCAGGTGGGGACGGTCGGACAGATCGAAGCCTATCCCGGCGCCCCCAATGTTATTCCGGGACGGGTGGTCTGTAGCCTGGAGTTGCGCGATCTGGAGGATGCCAAAATTCAGCGCCTGTATGCGGCCATTGAAGCGGAAGCCCGGGCCATCGCTCGCGACAGCGGGGTAAACGTCCAGTTCGAGCCGGTGAACGTCAACAAACCGGCCCCCACCGACCCGCGGGTTCGGGACGTGATCGAAACCGCTGCTCGCAGGCTGAACCTGTCCACGAAGCGTATGCCCAGTGGTGCCGGGCACGACGCGCAGGATATGGCCCGGTTGGGGCCAACCGGTATGATCTTCATTCCCAGCGTGAAGGGCATCAGCCACTCGCCGAAAGAGTACTCCCGTCCCGAAGATATTGCGAACGGAGCCAACGTGTTGCTTCACGCGCTGCTTCGACTCGACGAAGCCCCATGGGTACGTTGACGAGCCCTCCCCGTCTGTTTTTCAAAAAGACACGCGGATGCGCGTCAGTGATATATGAAGTTTTGATAAAAAGGGGGTACGGGCCAATCGTGTAGCATCATATATTTGAAGCAACCTCTTTAGAAACAAAAACGCTGGACCTGCAAGATGCCATGGGACGGTGGCTGCTTGGGTTGATCCTGCTCGGCTGGACCACGCAAGCTTTTGCCCAGTACATCGATCCCGAAATGACCGGCAAAGCCCTGACCCGCCACTACATTGAAACCTGTACGTATTATCGAGACTGGGAGTTAGGAGGAAGCATAGGATGGAGGGGATTCAGTTTGTCCCTTTCGTTACGTATTCCTCGCGCCTATGAGGGGTGGCGTAATGTGACCGTAAAAGAATGCTGGACAGAAGGCAATGAATGTCTGTTCGGGGATGTATCCGTGATCATCTCGCCCTGTTTTCCCTGAATCAATTCCTGTCGTCGCGATGAAGGGAAGCATTGGTGTATGGGGAGGAATCGTATGGTTTCTCCTTAGCGGATGCCAGATTTCCCTGGATGACATTAAGGGGCCGACCTACCAGCTAAAATGGGGAGATCTGCTGGCGGTCTATGATTCGCTGATGGAAGATCGTAAGGTTGTCTATTTACAGCAGGATTCTTCAAAACTGGAGAGTTTGCTGGGAGATATTGAAGATTTTGTCGTGGACTCTCCCAGGATTTTTGTGGTGGATAGGGGATGGGTAAAGGTGTATGACTGGGCAGGAAGATTTCAGCAGGTGCTCGGTGTGCGAGGGGAAGGACCGGCCGAATACCGACGTCCTCATAAAATTTTTAAATGTAATAATCACTTGGTCGTCTATGATGCACCGATTAGGCTGCTGTTTTACACCTTGCAGGGATATCACTTCACAGGTCGTATAGATTATTCATTCTATGGGAGCCTTTTTGAAGATCAGATATGCGTAGGTGATCATATTTACGTAGCACCTCGTGGTATGAACAGAAAAAATCCTTATCATGTGCTTCAGTTTGACAGAGGCGGAAAAATAAAGGCAAAGGCTATTTTCATGAATCCACGGTATCGTGGCTACTTTCTACGTGGTGCGTTTGATGGAAAATTATTAGCTCATAATGATCAAATCATGTTTACAAGTTCGATTTATAAAAAGATCTATTTTATGGATTATAATTTAGTCCTTAAAGATTCGATATCCATTGCTCCAGCCTCTATCTGTGAAGATTGGACGTGGCCTGAAATGGAAAAAGAATCGGATATAGATGCTTCAGCAATATTTGATTTGTATGATCGTGCAAAATGTTTGATTTGTGATATGCAATTATTTAATGGATATATAATGATTACTTATATGGTTCATATTGGTGGAAGCATGAAAGATTTTGTTACGCATATTTATCGAGAGGAAGGTGATTTTTCGTTATATGCGTTTGATTATCCGTTTGTGGGGCGGATGTATCTGGGCGAAGGGCGTTTTGTGGAGTTGCGGCCTTATGGGAGTAAGGGCTTTGCGCCCCACCTGCTCTTCTATCGCCTGCATCCCGAGAATCGTCAGCAGTGGATTAATCCTGTAGATACCCTGAAGCAGCGCCTTCTGAGCTGGTTCCGGTAGAAGGGCAGGGCCTGGAAATGGTCTCTCTGGACGCAGCGATAAACAGCAAGACCTGAAGGTGGATTCTACCGTCTCCTCACCAATTGCCTGCAATAGTGGTCGCAGGTTGTGCATGTGCCGGGGCGGCTCTCGGATCGAGGTCTGGAAGGCTCCGTGGTCAAGATAGGTGATGATCCGTACAGGCATGGAACCTTCCACAAAGCGCTGCCTGTAAAATGTAGCCTCGTGGGGGAGGCCGCGCCTGATGAACCCACGGGGTATCCGGAAGCGGTGCGGCGCTTCGTCTGGATTACCTCTGGGGCTGCTGCGCATAAAACAGCAGCCCTTTTCTGTAGGTACGACTGATGCGGCGTCAGTTCGGTCGTATGGGAATGCCAACACCTCTGCACCTTCGAAGCACTGCGCCTGTACTTGCTCCGGGGACGAATAACATTGGAAGCAGTGTGGTATGGGGCTGCTGTCCTGTCCAACATAGGGCCATCGGGGAGGATGTCCTTGAGCGACGCGCTGTACATGCGCGTGGCGTACATGCCTATTACCCTTTGAAACGCTGCTGACTGTTGTAGCAAAGCGCGTCGCCGACGCTTCAGAGCGCAATGTTTGATACTTCTTCCGAAACGCTTTCTTCTCTCTGATCGTTTGTGTGTCGGCTACGGCAAATGGCTCAAACGATTCCGACCTTGGTGGATACGCTTCTGCGGCGGGCTCGCACGGCCCATGCGAGCAGTCAGTTTGCTGAGGCAGCCCGCCTGTATCTGGCTGCGGCTCGATTGCTGCGCGGTCATCCTGACCAACAGGCGGAGGCCCTGCTGGAGGCCGCCCATGCCCTGCGCCTGGTAGGATACTTTCGACGGGCGCTTCAGCTTTACGCACGAGTGCAGGCCCTCGCCCGGGAGATGGGCGACGAGGCGCTCTGGATGGATGCCCGTGTCGGGGAAGGGATGGCCCGACGCGCCATGGGAGACCTGGAAGGGGCGATCGCCTGCTTCCGGGAAGCACTGGCCTACTACCAGGAGCAGGAGGATCCGGAGGGGATCGGCTATACTTTATGGTGTCTGGGGGGCGCGTTGCGTCTGACTGGTAATTTCAAGGAAGCCCTCGATTGTCTGCTGGAGGCACTCGATCTTTTTGCGGATGATGAACCCACAACGGCCGAGGGGTATGTCCGCTGTGCCCTGGGAGGCCTGAGCCGCATGCAGGGGGAATACGAGGCTTCGCTGGCCTATTACCGGGAGGCCGAGCGTATTCTGACGGCCTGCGAGGATCTGTTCGGCCGTGCCTATGCCGCCTGTGGTATCGCCAATGCTTATCGCATGCTGGGAGATGTGGAAGCTGCACATCATTACTTTGCCCAGGCGCAACAACGCTATCAGCAGATCGGCGATCGGGTCAGCTATGCCTACACGCTCTGGGGCGAAGGAACGCTCTTCAAGGTGACTCACCGGCTGGCGCAGGCCCGCGAGCGGTTCCGACAGGCCCTGCAGCGCTTTCGTGCGACGGGAGACGATCGGGGGATCGCTTATGCCTACACGGGGCTGGCTGAACTGCTGCTGCTTGAAGACCGGGCACCGAAACAGGCGCAGCGTTACCTGGAAGCTGCCCGCGCTCGGGCTGCTCGGCATGGCTATACCTTCGAGCGACTGCATGCCGAACTGCTACTGCACCTGTCCGGATTGCAGCCGGCCAGCGGGGGGCTGGAGGCGCTTCGGGAAGCGTATCACCAATGCGGCTCGAAATGGCTCGAAGAGGAAGTTTCGCTGCCGCTGAACATTCCGTAACCGATGCGGCGTGCACGCTGGCCACGTCCTTTGCTCCACTACGCTCCACCACGGGGCTTTATGAACGACCCGAACGGGTTGATCTATCACCAGGGTCGGTACCATCTCTTTTATCAGCACAATCCGCATGCACCGGTGTGGGGCCACATGAGCTGGGGCCATGCCGTCGGACGTTCGCTGCTGGACTGGGAAGACCGTCCGGTCGCACTTCCCGAGCAACCCGACTATATGATCTTTTCGGGCTCGGCCGTTACCGACCGGGCCAACACGGCAGGCTTTGGCGTCGAGGCACTGGTGGCTATCTATACGGCGCACTATCGAGATGATCGCGAGGCGCAAAGCCTGGCCTACAGCCTGGACAACGGACAGCAGTGGACGTTTTTTGAAAACAACCCGGTACTGATAGATCCGGAGCGGCCTCACGTCCGTGACCCACAGGTGTTCTGGTATGAACCCGGAGGATACTGGGTGATGGCTGTAGCCCGAGCCGACGATCATCAGGTGGCCTTTTATGCATCGGACGATCTGAAGCGATGGGAGCTGCTGAGCACGTTTGGTCCGGCCGGCTACTGGCAGGAAGTCCCCCACTGGGAATGCCCGGCCCTGATCGAACTACCGGTGGCAGGCACCGATCGCACTCACTGGCTACTCAAGGTGGATGTGGATGACGGGGCGCCGGCAGGTGGTTCGGGTGCGCAGTATTTCACCGGACAGTTCGATGGCACGCGCTTCGTGCCCGATGATCCCCCGGACCGGGTACGCTGGGTAGAAGCTGGTCCCGACTTTTATGCGGCGCAGGCTTTTAATCACCTGCCCGATGGCCGCCATGTATGGCTGGGATGGATGAACAACTGGCGCTATGCAAACGCGCTGCCTACCCATCCATGGCGCGGTATGTTGACCGTTCCCCGTGAGCTGGCGCTGGCGGAGGCGAACGGTCACTGCTACCTGGTGCAACGTCCCTGCCGTGACTGCTACGAACGGATGCAGCTGGTGGACGCTCTCCCGCTCGGACAGCCGTTCCCTTTGCCCGAAGCAGGTCTGCTGCGGCTGCGACTGCGCACCAATGGTCGGGGGACGTGGCACTGCTGTTTCTTTACAGGCGCGACCCGAGGCGTGATGCTGGGCTATGATGCCGTCAATCGCCTGCTTTTTCTGGATCGCCGCGAAGCCGGACAGACCGACTTTGCCTCCGATTTTCCCGGTTGCTTTCAAGTACCGCTCCCATCCAACGCGCCGGATGAACTTGAGCTGGAAATTCTCTTCGATCGCTACAGTCTGGAGGTGTTTGCTCCTGAAGTCCACCTCGTGCTGAGTGTCCTGGTGTTTCCAGCACCCGGCGACAACAGCGTATGGGTGTACGGGAAAGGCTGTAGCCTTGTGGAAGGGATTTGCTGGCGTTACGCCACGGCCCGGACAGATGGCGCGTGGTGAGATTGGACGTGAATCACTTTTTCTGCATACATTTCTGCAGGTGCGACTGAAACGAGGCTGTCTGCGCATTAAGAGCGCTGGTATGCTTCGGGCTTTCCTGCAATGACGGTTGCGCTTTTTGTCCCCTGCTATATTGATCAATTTTATCCGGACGTAGCGCGAGCCGCACTGACGCTACTGGAACGGCTGGGTTGTCGTGTAGTTGTGCCGCTGGCGCAGACCTGTTGTGGCCAGTCGCTGGCCAATGCAGGATTTGCCGCACAGGCGCGCCCTGTGATGGCGCACTTCGTGCAGGTGTTTGCACCGTACGACTACATCGTGGCACCGTCGGGCAGTTGCGTCTTCCACGTGCGGCACCACCTGGAAGCGGATGAGACTGCGGCCGTCCGACACCTGCGGCAGCGCACCTACGAGCTGTGCCAGTTTTTGCATGACGTGCTGCAGGTTGATCGGATTCCGGCACGTTTTCCGTACCGGGTAGCTGTGCACGATAGCTGCCATGGGCTGTGTGGGCTGAGGCTGGGCCGGCCTTCCGAACGCTTGCTACCCGTCTGGAGTCTGGTGCGGGACCTGCTGCGCCAGGTTGAAGGGCTGGAGCTGGTCGAGCCGTCCAGGCCTGACGAATGCTGTGGCTTCGGCGGGACGTTTGCCGTTGAGGAAGCGGCTGTTTCGGTACGCATGGGGCAGGACCGTCTGGACGACTTTTTGCGGGCTGGTGCTGAGGTGGTCGCCAGCACGGACATGTCCTGCCTCATGCATCTGGAAGGGCTGGCACGTCGGCGGGGGATACCGTTGCGTTTTATGCATGTGGCCGAGATTCTGGCCAGGAGGAGCTGATGCAAACGTTTTTCGCATTGCCCGTTGTCGATCATGCGCGGCGGGCCGAACAGTTTCTGAAAGAGGGTGACCGGTCCGGCTGGCACGACGCCCTGCTCTGGCAGGTCCGATTGAAGCGCGATCGGGCAGCGGCCGAAGTGCCGGAGTGGGAAGAGCTCCGGCGGTTGGCTTCGGAAATCAAAGCGCATACGCTCGCCCATCTGGATCGCTACCTGGAACAGTTCGAAGCGCAGGCTCGCGCCAACGGCCTTCAGGTACACTGGGCACGCGATGCGGCCACACATAACCGGATGGTGCACGAGCTACTGGCGGCCCGTGGCGTGCGTCGTGTGGTCAAAAGTAAGTCGATGCTGACCGAGGAGTGCGGCCTGAATCCCTATCTGGAAGCCCGTGGCATTGAGGTGGTCGAAACGGACCTGGGCGAATACATCATGCAGCTACTCGGACAACCACCCAGCCACATCGTGACGCCAGCTATCCACCTGCGACGAGAAGAAGTGGCTCATCTTTTTCACGAGAAACTGGGTGTTTCGGAGCACCTGTCGCCCGAAGCGCTGGTCCAGGTAGCCCGGCAGGGACTTCGACAGAAGTTTCTGGAGGCCGAGGCGGTTATCACCGGGGTCAATTTTGCCGTGTCTGAAACAGGTACCATCGTCATCTGCACCAACGAAGGTAACGCCGATCTGGGCATGCATCTGGCACCCATGCACATTGCCGTGATGGGGATCGAAAAACTGATTCCGCGTCTGATCGATCTGGGGGTGTTTTTGCGATTGCTGGCACGTAGCGCCACCGGTCAGCCTATTACGGTCTATACAACCCACATCAGTCGGCCTCGTGCGGATCAGGTGGTACATGTGATTCTGGTTGATAATGGTAGAAGCCAGCGGCTGGGCATGCCACGTTTCTGGACGGCGCTGAAGTGCATCCGGTGCGGCGCCTGTATGAATACGTGTCCCGTCTATCGGCGGAGCGGCGGTTACAGCTATGGCGCTACGGTGCCTGGCCCCATCGGTGCCATCCTGATGCCGGGCTATGAGCCATCGCGCTATCGGACCTTGCCCTATGCCTCGTCGCTATGTGGCTCGTGTCGCGAGGTGTGCCCGGTGCAGATCGACATCGACGAGCAGCTGTACGCCTGGCGACAGGAACTTGGCGCTCGTTATGCATCCCGGTTGAAACGACTGGCGACGCAACTGGCAGGCTGGGTGTTGCGATCGTCGAGGCGCTACCGATGGGCCGGCCGGCTGCTGCGATGGAGCCTGCGCTATCTGCCACGACGGATCGTCTATGGCTCCTGGAACGTCTGGGGACAGACGCGCGAGCTACCCCGGGTGCCGCCTCAGAGTTTTCTGGAATGGTACCGGAAATACATGGGAACTACCATTGATTGAAGCCGACGGCTCTTGTCGGGCATGACACCACCGAGCATTTGGTGATGCCCTGAGCTCGGAGAGCCTGAGAGGGGATAGCCGTACGGCTGACGTCTGGGACGACCGCAATGGTGGTGGGCCAGAGCCCCTCCCCAAGGGGAGGGGGCACGTAAAGCAGCAGCTTTGCCAGCGTTCTGGCAACCACGCCATCGTAAGCGGTGCATTCCTAAACCTGGAAAACTGCTTCCTCTTGTAGAGAGAGCTGTCCGAAGAACTGCTGGAGTATTTTTGTCCAACAGGACGTCGGTATTCAGAGCGCTTACGATAACGATCAGCATTTTTGCCTCGAGCAGTGTTATGGAGGGATTTATTTCTGCGGGAAAAGCATACCCCTGGCGTCGTTACTTTATAGCAAGCTGCTGACGATCCCCAAGGGAACGCTGTGTATAAACTCCATGCAAAGGTTTGCGTGTGCAACCACAAATCAGCGACCAGCTGCATGGATGATCAGAACCGGACACGCATTCTGGAGACCATCCGCCGCAATCGGCCACCTGAGACGCCGCTACCCGAGATTCCGAAGTTTGCAGAGGGAACCAGCCTACGGGATCGTTTTGTGGCAAAAGTCTGGCAGGCGGGTGGCGAAGTGCTTGAAGTGCCGTATGATGCTCTGGAAGCAGTGCTCCGGCCGTTACTTCCAGCGCGGTGGGCTTCGACGGTCCCTGGCCTGGAAGGGCCGCTGCAGTTAAATACTGTAGATGATCCGCATGTGCTGGCGGATTTGGAGGCGCTGGTGTGTCCGGCACGGCTGGGTGTGGCCGAAAACGGGGCCGTCTGGCTTGATGAAGCCGCGCTAATCCACCGGGCTGCTGCTTTTCTGGTTGAACATCTGATCGTCGTGCTCGATAGCAGCCATATTGTGGTCGATCTGCACGAAGCTTATGCGTTGCTGACATCCATGTGGGAGGGCTTTGGGCTCTGGGTGGCCGGTCCTTCAAAGACAGCCGACATTGAGCAGACGCTTGTCCGGGGTATTCATGGCCCGCAGCGATTTACGGTAGTGATGCTGCAGCGCCGTTCTTCGAGAAAATCATACCGGTGATTAGCCACAAGCCCCGGATGCGTTAGCGCATGCCAGTCGTGGTAGTACGTTAGCGTCAACCGCCCGCTGGCGGGCCATACTTATGCTCCGAGAATCATCGTTACGCGAAATCGAACACGTTCCCAGGGCGGAGCCTCACATACGATATCGGTGATTGTAGCCTGTAGCGAGGCTCCCTGGTCAAGGAGGGCCGCCAGCACCGAATTGTCTGCCCGCGGTATGTAACCAAGTTTAGCTCCATCGGTGGTGTAAAGCGCGATGGCTCGGTCGTCATAGGGATTGGTAAGCTCGCGGCAGAGCACCAGCGGCTGGCCCGCGTGCAGGCGGTGCTGCACCTGAGGGCCCTCATAGTAGCGGAAGCCGGCTACGCAGGTCTCCAGTAGCACAACGGAACGGGTGGACTGCCAGGCGTTACGTGCGCCTGACCATAGTCCCAGAGCCGCCAGCGTCTTCAGGAAGGCACGTCGGGTGAACATCGGTAGCCTGTGTTTACGTCCAGTATATCTACATAGTCCTAAGTTACAGGCGAGACGCTGCAGTTTAGCTGCACAGTAGCGGGAAGGAAGGGTATTTATGGAGACACAGGAGCTGGTCAAATGCCCCCTGAGCACTGGAAAATGCAAAAGGTCCCTGTAGTCAGCCTGAGGCATGGGAGAGAGGCACGGTCATATGGCCGTAGGAGAGCGTAGCGGAGGGACAGGGTGGAGGCAACAGCGTCCACGAAAGATATTTTGGAAGCGGTCCCAAATTTTGGATTTGAAGCGAGAAAGGTTGATTTAAATTGAAAAAGTTGCTAATGTAAAATCCAAATATAGAAGACATCACTTACCAAACAATGTGAAATGATTATGCGCACTATTGCTACTATTACTACTGCAATAATTAGCTTATGGATACTGTGTCAGGTTAATCTGGCATGGGCCCAGAAGACGGACTACGTCTTCGATGTACCTGTCAGCAGTAATTTCCAGGATCCCTATACTGTGGGTTTCCATTCGGGCGCGCGGGGTGTCTATGGCCCCTGTGATATGGATGGGGATGGAAAGGTGGAGGTGTTGGTAACGGATTATTCCGGGGGCGGTCGCGTCTATGTCATTGAGAATAGAGGGGTGGACACCTGGGAGCTGGTGTATGCTACGCCCTGGGTCGATTCAACCAGTACCTCCTATAATGCACGTTATGCAATTTGTGGCGATCTGGACGGGGATGGAAATGGCGAATTGATATTTTTATCGGGACGGAATTATAGTGAAACTAATCCGTTAGTGGGTCAGCTGAATCTACGTCCGGGTCTTTTTGTCTATGAGTTTACAGGGATCGATGATGACTATGGTACCGAGCCGGCCTCTATTTATGATTTTCCGGATGATTTGCCTGATCGCTGGATCAGTGAGCAGATGGTAGTGATTGATGTAGATGGTGATGGCCAGCAGGAACTTCTGTTTCCCAACAATGGCCGGAATAATCGGTACGATAACTGGTACATTCTGTCAGTAACAGGCGATATTGGGAGTGGCTTCGAGGTATGGAATGAAGAAGTTCGGATCAGCAGTCGTGCTTCTGAGGATTTTGATCCTGTAAATCGTGGCGGTGGAAGTCCCTATGCAATTTTACCGGCAGATCTGGATGGAGATGGTACCTATGAGCTTTCAATGCATTCGTGGAATAATTTTAATTTTACCAATGGTGATGTAGTAGGTCCAGATACCTATCAGTTCCCAGATGCCAATGCTCAAAATGTGTACATACACGCTTCAGATAGAGATCATGTAGCGCTTTTTGGTGGGGTCGTGGTGGATATTAATGGAGATGGAGATGATGAGGTATTTTATCCTAACTTTTATACTGGACAGATAGCGATTCTCAATT is a window encoding:
- a CDS encoding lactate utilization protein B, whose amino-acid sequence is MQTFFALPVVDHARRAEQFLKEGDRSGWHDALLWQVRLKRDRAAAEVPEWEELRRLASEIKAHTLAHLDRYLEQFEAQARANGLQVHWARDAATHNRMVHELLAARGVRRVVKSKSMLTEECGLNPYLEARGIEVVETDLGEYIMQLLGQPPSHIVTPAIHLRREEVAHLFHEKLGVSEHLSPEALVQVARQGLRQKFLEAEAVITGVNFAVSETGTIVICTNEGNADLGMHLAPMHIAVMGIEKLIPRLIDLGVFLRLLARSATGQPITVYTTHISRPRADQVVHVILVDNGRSQRLGMPRFWTALKCIRCGACMNTCPVYRRSGGYSYGATVPGPIGAILMPGYEPSRYRTLPYASSLCGSCREVCPVQIDIDEQLYAWRQELGARYASRLKRLATQLAGWVLRSSRRYRWAGRLLRWSLRYLPRRIVYGSWNVWGQTRELPRVPPQSFLEWYRKYMGTTID
- a CDS encoding HIRAN domain-containing protein, whose protein sequence is MFTRRAFLKTLAALGLWSGARNAWQSTRSVVLLETCVAGFRYYEGPQVQHRLHAGQPLVLCRELTNPYDDRAIALYTTDGAKLGYIPRADNSVLAALLDQGASLQATITDIVCEAPPWERVRFRVTMILGA
- a CDS encoding (Fe-S)-binding protein, yielding MTVALFVPCYIDQFYPDVARAALTLLERLGCRVVVPLAQTCCGQSLANAGFAAQARPVMAHFVQVFAPYDYIVAPSGSCVFHVRHHLEADETAAVRHLRQRTYELCQFLHDVLQVDRIPARFPYRVAVHDSCHGLCGLRLGRPSERLLPVWSLVRDLLRQVEGLELVEPSRPDECCGFGGTFAVEEAAVSVRMGQDRLDDFLRAGAEVVASTDMSCLMHLEGLARRRGIPLRFMHVAEILARRS
- a CDS encoding LUD domain-containing protein, producing the protein MDDQNRTRILETIRRNRPPETPLPEIPKFAEGTSLRDRFVAKVWQAGGEVLEVPYDALEAVLRPLLPARWASTVPGLEGPLQLNTVDDPHVLADLEALVCPARLGVAENGAVWLDEAALIHRAAAFLVEHLIVVLDSSHIVVDLHEAYALLTSMWEGFGLWVAGPSKTADIEQTLVRGIHGPQRFTVVMLQRRSSRKSYR
- a CDS encoding glycoside hydrolase family 32 protein, which codes for MRRARWPRPLLHYAPPRGFMNDPNGLIYHQGRYHLFYQHNPHAPVWGHMSWGHAVGRSLLDWEDRPVALPEQPDYMIFSGSAVTDRANTAGFGVEALVAIYTAHYRDDREAQSLAYSLDNGQQWTFFENNPVLIDPERPHVRDPQVFWYEPGGYWVMAVARADDHQVAFYASDDLKRWELLSTFGPAGYWQEVPHWECPALIELPVAGTDRTHWLLKVDVDDGAPAGGSGAQYFTGQFDGTRFVPDDPPDRVRWVEAGPDFYAAQAFNHLPDGRHVWLGWMNNWRYANALPTHPWRGMLTVPRELALAEANGHCYLVQRPCRDCYERMQLVDALPLGQPFPLPEAGLLRLRLRTNGRGTWHCCFFTGATRGVMLGYDAVNRLLFLDRREAGQTDFASDFPGCFQVPLPSNAPDELELEILFDRYSLEVFAPEVHLVLSVLVFPAPGDNSVWVYGKGCSLVEGICWRYATARTDGAW